The Chamaesiphon minutus PCC 6605 DNA window GCGCGCATTTAGTCAGTGTTTATGCCGTATGCGCCAATTTCGATCGAGCCATGCTGGCTAATGCCGATCTCTCGTGGGCGCAATTGAACAAAACTATCTTTACAGGCGCGCAGCTTCAGCAGACAAAATTGCGAGGTGCCAATTTAGCTGGTGCCGATTTAACTGGTGCCGATTTAACTGGTGCCGATTTAACTAGTGCCAATCTCAGTTATACCAATCTCCAGCAGACGATCTTGGCAGATGCCGATTTGACTGAAACGGTGTTTACGGGAGCGATTCGATAGAGATTAGGGGGACGCTTGCCTCCAAGAATTCTCGATCCTCTGACTTCTCAAGCTGTCAGTCATTTAATTTATTTGTCTTCTCCCCGCTCCCCGCTCCCCGCATTCAAGAGATCGAAAGGCAAGGGCAGCTCATCCACCAGATTTTACCGGATTTACCACTCGACAGAGTGAAGTTATGAATTAGAGCACCCAATATCTCGATCTAATCATGAACAAAGCTGTTATCGCTAGTATCGTCGCAGGCGGAATGTGGGGAAATATCGTGGCTCCGTCAGTGCCACCAGCAATGGCTCAAAGCCTTCCTAGCGTCCAACCAACAGCAACAACCCCAAATCCGATCGGGATCGAGTTATTAGATGCTGGAGCCGAACCTCGGCGAGAATTGAAATTTACACCAGCAATTAATAGTAAACAGACGATGACGATGACCATGGACATGTCGATGGAGATGACCATCGGTGAAACACCGATTCCCAAGACACCGCTTCCCAAAATGGTCTTGAATGTGGATTCTACCGTCAAGCGTGTCGATCCTTCGGGCGATATTCATTGTCAGTTTGCCTATAGCGATCTCCAAGCTATCGGTAATCCCGATACCGCACCAGAATTGTTGGCAGCCATTCAAAAGAGCCTCAAAAGTCTAGTCGGCATCAAGCTAGACATGGTAATTGGCGGGAACGGACAGGTTAAGTCTAAAAAACTAATTATCCCCAAAACTGTCGATCCAAAACTGAAAAATCTTCTCGAACAATTCGATCGATCGATGTCCGATCTGTCTACCCAACTACCGACAGAACGGGTTGGATTGGGTGCTAAATGGCGGATAAATAACTCGATAAAGATCTCTGGCATCAATTTAGTGCAGTCGGCAACCTCTGAAATTGTCGAAATCGACAACATGGGAGTGAAAATTAAAACGCAGATGACCCAATCCGCGCCCCCACAAGACTTGAACATTCCAGGCACCACCCCAGACGTCAAAAGTCGGTTAACTTCGATGGCATCTAGCGGTGAAGGTAGCTATCTGCTACGCTTCAACTCGCTCTTACCCGTCACAGGCAAGTTCGCCGCCAAGACTGATAGCAAACTGTCCGTCCAATCTGGCTCCAAGGAACCACCCACCGATATGTCTACCAAAATCTCGATCGATCTGGATTTTGATAGTAAGTAGGCTTTAGGCTTTAGGCTTTAGGCTTTAGGCTTTAGGCTTTAGGCTTTAGGCTTTAGGCTTTAGGCTTTAGGCTTTAGGCTTTAGGCAGCGTCGCTGCCGTGTTGGCAAGCAGATAACGAGCGTAATCTTACCCATTACCCATCCACCCATCTACTATTTTTTCAAGCAAATCCCGATTTGCTTGTTTTTTTTTGACTAGTTCTGGGAACAATAGTGATGTATGGATCGGGAACAGCTAAAATTTAGCTCTCGATCGGAGCTGAGTTTGTCGGAATAAGATGTGGTGGATTGCGCTGCATTGAATACCTTTGACGATCTCGATCGCACCTATTTTATCGATCTCTATCTATAATAATTACCAAGTATTTACATCAGATTCTCGCCAAATTTAATTCACCTTAAGCTGCGGACACGCATCGATCGGCTATCGATTTTAAATATTTAATATATGAACGATTGCATGTAACTAACTAAATGAATATCTTGAATAGAGTGATGGTGAACAGATAATGTTGCAAGGTAGTGAAAAATCAGTCGAGCTTAGCTTTAAAGATCTAATTCTAGAACTAAAAAAGATTAAAACACAGTCTTTGAGTGGTAACTTGACTGTAAAAGTAGAAACCCACCCCAATTGGATGTTCTCATTTCGATTGGGACGTTTGGGCTGGGTCGATGGTGGCATTGAGCCAATTAGTTGTTGGCAAAGAAATTTAACTTTGGCCCAACTCGATTTACCTCCAGAGAAGCTAGCAGAAATTAATAATCCTAATAAGACTTCTTTAGATTCGCACGTTTTAGCAGAATTATTAGTTGAAGAACTAATCGATCGCGATAAGTGTGCTAATTTAGTTGCCAGAATGACTATCGAAAGTTTATTCGATATCATTCAGTTCAGTCAGCATAGCGGCAATCGCTTATCTTATCAATTTAGTCAGATTGGAGCTAGTAATAGTCAGCTAAATCTAATTTTACCACTACTTGAAATCGAACCGATTCTGACTAAATCGATTCAAACATGGCAAGAATGGTCGAATGTAGGATTGGCAGCCTACGCGCCTAGTTTATTTGCCATTGTCTCTAAATCACTCGATGTTACTCAATTAGCAAACAACCCCGATTTGCATCATACCGTATTGTCGATCGATGGCAATCGTTCGCTTCGTAGTTTGGCAGCCAACAGTCGCCAATCGGTAATTAATTTCACGAGTACGCTGCTGCCTTTACTGCGTGCGGGTTTTATTAATTTATCGAGCCAATCTAAATCGAGAGTAACTAGAATTAGTAGCTCAGATCTTACTACTAGCCAATTAAGCGGTCACCTCAGCAACCAACTGAGCAACCAACTAAGTAACCAACTAAGCAATCAAGTCGGCGATCGATCTGGTATTCCCCAAAATCCACCCTTAGCAGCAATCCCATCAGAAAAACAGAGTCCATTAATTGCTTGTATTGACGATAGTATCTTGATTTATCAATCTCTCGAACGGATTTTGACAGAGCATGGCTATCGTTCGTATGGAGTGCAAGATCCGCTCAAAATTATGCCTAGCTTGATTAGAAACAAACCAGATTTTATTTTCTTGGATTTGTTGATGCCCATAACCAATGGGTATGAAGTCTGCGAACAAATTAG harbors:
- a CDS encoding response regulator, with the translated sequence MLQGSEKSVELSFKDLILELKKIKTQSLSGNLTVKVETHPNWMFSFRLGRLGWVDGGIEPISCWQRNLTLAQLDLPPEKLAEINNPNKTSLDSHVLAELLVEELIDRDKCANLVARMTIESLFDIIQFSQHSGNRLSYQFSQIGASNSQLNLILPLLEIEPILTKSIQTWQEWSNVGLAAYAPSLFAIVSKSLDVTQLANNPDLHHTVLSIDGNRSLRSLAANSRQSVINFTSTLLPLLRAGFINLSSQSKSRVTRISSSDLTTSQLSGHLSNQLSNQLSNQLSNQVGDRSGIPQNPPLAAIPSEKQSPLIACIDDSILIYQSLERILTEHGYRSYGVQDPLKIMPSLIRNKPDFIFLDLLMPITNGYEVCEQIRKTPSLKHIPVIILTGKDGLIDRMRSKMVGATGFLGKPVDADSVLKMIDKYLVIGK